The following proteins are encoded in a genomic region of Magallana gigas chromosome 1, xbMagGiga1.1, whole genome shotgun sequence:
- the LOC136274393 gene encoding tripartite motif-containing protein 2-like, protein MTQTAHIMDTARSSYRVHQCSKCPGDTEYYCVSCPCDLCHQCKENHVKDLQTIDHDVLSRRDIINYIPTQEICVRHPSHVYTKYCEPCQVPVCYHCRKHRNHKKIDVKTAYKTKRQQHRGTIQTIRSEALFYRPVLLTGIKADVKTCHTEFSPLQSKMLTKAQILKDLIDYVVYDLLNNVLCYFDFKHRCRKQKIKMSRHIGRLRRYEHRYVQPAFTFSALQFLSFTKTALRKDIKTALPQIHLTLHTRQLSMTESLKKEDVMESLSAIQITERGNRRVGNQCLLKLMSGAELHQSLTLKGVYNCFHISCVASDRGWVSDYVNNLIMTDTTGVPLHRVEDSCGGLYRGSHTVNSESELIYIDRNYNINKLSKDMKTTTTFIERTDSTWRLRCVYWSPSTEDLQVGMDNNDIKTGKVTGKVARYNQSGQLTQTIQNDNTGRGLYSRPHYITENNNGDVVVSDSSAVVVTKRGGRHRFSYTGPPSGSVLMPRGICTDALSHILVCDGRTKTVQMINKDGQFLSHLLTKSLEMGIPHSLSYDVNTHRLWVGSLDNKKVCVYRYITRQDSDR, encoded by the exons ATGACCCAGACCGCCCACATCATGGACACAGCACGCTCCTCATATAGAGTACATCAGTGTTCTAAGTGTCCGGGGGACACAGAGTACTattgtgtatcgtgtccatgtgatctATGTCAccagtgtaaagagaaccatgtaaaagatctccaaacaatagaccatgatgttTTGTCACGCCGTGATATAATCAACTACATCCCAACacaagagatctgtgtgagacatccTAGCCATGTTTATACAAAGTACTGTGAACCCTGTCAAGTTCCTGTCTGTTACCACTGCAGAAAACATAGAAATCACAAGAAGATAGATGTTAAAACAGCCTATAAAACAAagcgacaacaacacagaggaaccattcagaccatcagaagtgaggctctcttttacagacctgttctcctgACAGGAATCAAAGCTGATGTCAAAACCTGTCACACAGAATTCTCTCCCCTTCAATCAAagatgttaacaaaggcccaAATACTGAAGGATCTCATTGACTATGTGGTATATGATCTATTGAACAATGTGTTATgttactttgatttcaaacacagatgtagaaaacaaaagataaaaatgagCAGACATATTGGCAGACTAAGGAGATATGAACACAGATATGTACAGCcagcatttacattcagtgCACTACAATTCCTCTCATTCACAAAGACAGCCCTCCGTAAAGACATAAAGACAGCCCTCCCCCAGATACATCTTACACTCCACACCAGGcagctctccatgactgagtcactcaagaaggaggatgtgatggagtcactgagtgcaatccaaatcacagagagaggaaaccgacgcgtaggaaaccagtgtctgctgaaactgatgtctggtgctgagctccatcaatctctcacacTGAAAGGTGTTTACAATTGTtttcacatttcctgtgtggcATCAGACCGGGGCTGGGTCAGTGATTATGTAAACAATCTCATcatgacagacacaacaggtgtccctctacatcgtgtggaggattcatgTGGTGGTTTATATAGAGGAtcacacacagtgaacagtgagagtgaactgatttatatagataggaattataacatcaacaaactgtcaaaggatatgaaaacaaccacaacatttatagagagaacagactctacatggagacttcggtgtgtgtactggtccccgtccactgaGGATCTACAGGTCGGGATGGATAACAATGATATAAAGACAGGCAAGGTAACAGGCAAGGTagcccggtacaaccagagtggacaactcacacaaaccatacagaaCGACAACACAGGACGGGGACTGTATAGTAGACCTCACTATATAACAGaaaacaacaatggggatgtcgtggtgtctgactctagtgctgtagtggtgacaaagcgtggaggaagacatcgtttctcctacacaggacctcCATCAGGATCAGTACTAATGCcacgtggaatctgtactgacgcgctgtcacacatcctggtgtgtgatggtagaaccaaaacagtacagatgataaataaggacggtcagttcctgtcacatctactgacaaaATCACTAGAGATGGGTATACCACACAGcttgagttatgatgtcaacactcaccgtctctgggtcggatcactGGACAACAAGAaggtgtgtgtctacaggtatatcaccagacaggactctgacag atga